From Streptomyces sp. NBC_00370, a single genomic window includes:
- a CDS encoding GDP-mannose 4,6-dehydratase, protein MSKRALITGITGQDGSYLAEHLLSQGYQVWGLIRGQANPRKSRVSKLVSDLSFVEGDLMDQGSLVSAVDTVQPDEVYNLGAISFVPMSWQQAELVTEVNGMGVLRVLEAIRMVSGLNSSRTAANAGQIRFYQASSSEMFGKAAETPQRETTLFHPRSPYGAAKAYGHFITRNYRESFGMYAVSGMLFNHESPRRGSEFVTRKISLAVARIKLGLQDKLHLGNLDAVRDWGFAGDYVRAMHLMLQQDDPDDYVVGSGSMHSVSDAVRIAFEHVDLDWEDYVVIDPGLVRPAEVEILCADSKHAQTRLGWKPSVDFPELMHMMVDADLAQVHREDQYGDLLLASSW, encoded by the coding sequence ATGTCCAAGCGCGCGCTGATCACCGGAATTACCGGGCAGGACGGATCGTATCTGGCCGAGCACCTGCTCTCGCAGGGCTACCAGGTATGGGGATTGATCCGGGGCCAGGCCAACCCGCGCAAGTCGCGGGTGAGCAAGCTCGTCTCGGATCTGTCCTTCGTCGAGGGTGATCTCATGGACCAGGGCAGCCTGGTGTCCGCCGTCGACACGGTCCAGCCCGACGAGGTCTACAACCTCGGTGCCATCTCGTTCGTGCCGATGTCGTGGCAGCAGGCCGAACTGGTCACCGAGGTCAACGGAATGGGCGTCCTGCGGGTCCTGGAGGCGATCCGCATGGTGAGCGGCCTCAACAGCTCCCGCACCGCGGCGAACGCCGGCCAGATCCGCTTCTACCAGGCGTCGTCGTCGGAGATGTTCGGCAAGGCGGCCGAGACGCCGCAGCGGGAGACGACGCTCTTCCACCCACGCAGCCCCTACGGCGCCGCCAAGGCGTACGGGCACTTCATCACCCGCAACTACCGTGAGTCCTTCGGCATGTACGCGGTCTCCGGGATGCTCTTCAACCACGAATCCCCGCGCCGCGGCTCGGAGTTCGTGACCAGGAAGATCTCCCTCGCGGTCGCCAGGATCAAGCTGGGGCTCCAGGACAAACTGCACCTGGGCAACCTCGACGCGGTACGCGACTGGGGCTTCGCCGGCGACTACGTACGCGCCATGCACCTCATGCTCCAGCAGGACGACCCCGACGACTACGTGGTGGGCAGCGGCAGCATGCACTCGGTCTCCGACGCCGTCCGGATCGCCTTCGAGCACGTGGACCTCGACTGGGAGGACTACGTGGTCATCGACCCCGGTCTGGTGCGCCCCGCCGAGGTGGAGATCCTCTGCGCCGACAGCAAGCACGCGCAGACCAGGCTCGGCTGGAAACCCAGCGTCGACTTCCCGGAACTGATGCACATGATGGTCGACGCCGACCTCGCGCAGGTCCACCGGGAGGACCAGTACGGGGACCTTCTGCTGGCCTCCAGCTGGTAG